A DNA window from Salarias fasciatus chromosome 23 unlocalized genomic scaffold, fSalaFa1.1 super_scaffold_20, whole genome shotgun sequence contains the following coding sequences:
- the hsf2bp gene encoding heat shock factor 2-binding protein, which produces MSASLREKPLLLCPGGKEDFVRVRRRDLERLSTEVMQLREFLPKVVNKELMELLHRAQSTHTVQEKLQQECVHLQSRLDAQQTQCQREREEKLLLREQLWQSGVELQQQADFCSTLGSAACGLLWSCSAQEYTVSLWVADGKLPSFLTVAAQTLESFVRSLDEETKTQTEDPSSQEHQFVLALAGSITNIAAVTCGRDFLASSAHVLLDTLLKLLELMKPGVFPKLKVLMLMCLYNVSINVDGLKYISENQSLLPVIWTLLEDGHWEVGLHSLRLLQSVLLDEQVVLQLSSALLDPDLRARVDRLSSSAQPNLRAAAQQALEDLQQVRRLRPETT; this is translated from the exons ATGTCGGCCTCACTGAGAGAgaaacctctgctgctgtgtcctggCGGAAAG GAGGACTTTGTCCGGGTGAGGAGGAGAGATCTGGAGAGACTGAGCACGGAGGTGATGCAACTCAGAGAGTTTCTGCCCAAAGTGGTGAAcaaggagctgatggagctgctgcaccGAGCTCAGAGCACTCACACAG tgcagGAGAAGCTGCAACAGGAGTGTGTTCACCTGCAGTCCCGCCTGGACGCTCAGCAGACACAGtgtcagagggagagagag gagaagctgctgctgcgggagcAGCTGTGGCAGAGCGGCGTGGAACTCCAACAGCAGGCAGATTTCTGCTCCACTCTGGGATCTGCAGCCTGCGGtctgctgtggagctgctcagcTCAGGAGTACACTGTGTCTTTGTGGGTGGCTGAC GGGAAGCTGCCCTCCTTCCTCACTGTGGCTGCTCAGACTCTGGAAAGCTTTGTACGCTCACTGGATGAGGAGACGAAGACTCAGACCGAGGACCCGAGCTCTCAGGAGCACCAGTTTGTGTTGGCCCTGGCAGGGAGCATCACCA ACATAGCCGCAGTCACATGTGGGCGGGATTTCCTGGCCAGCTCGGCTCACGTCCTTTTGGACACTCTGCTGAAACTTCTGGAGCTGATGAAACCAGGAGTGTTCCCCAAACTCAAAGT GCTGATGCTCATGTGTCTCTACAACGTGAGCATCAATGTTGATGGGCTGAAGTACATCAGTGAGAACCAGAGCCTACTTCCTGTCATCTGGACCCTTCTGGAAG ACGGGCACTGGGAGGTAGGCCTCCACTCCCTGCGCCTCCTTCAATCGGTCCTCCTGGATGAACAGGTGGTCCTCCAGCTGAGCTCGGCCCTGCTGGATCCGGACCTCCGAGCTCGTGTGGACCGCCTCTCGTCCAGCGCTCAGCCTAACCTGAGAGCGGCCGCCCAGCAGGCcctggaggacctgcagcaggtacGCCGCCTGCGCCCTGAGACCACTTGA